In Halogranum gelatinilyticum, the DNA window GAGCGTCTCCTCGATGGGCGTCTCGTCGTCCCACCGGTGGATGTAGTAGACGTCGAGGTAGTCCGTGCCGAGGCGGTCGAGCGTCCCCTCGACCTGCGCGCGGATGTGTTTCCGGCCCAGCCCCGAGTCGTTCGGACCCGGCTCACCCCATCCGTCGAAGGGGAAGTAGACCTTCGACGCGAGCACGAAGTCCTCGCGGTCGCGCTCGGCCAGCCAGTCGCCGATGTACTCCTCACTGGTGCCGTTGGGGTTGCCGTAGACGTTCGCCGTGTCGATGAAGTTGCCACCGTGGTCCGCGAAGGTGTCCAGCAGGTCGTGGGCCTGTTCCTTGTCGGTCTCGAGCACGCCGCTGGCCTCCCGGCCGAAGCGCCACGTGCCGAAGCAGAGTTCCGAGACCTTCGTGCCGGTCGACCCGAGTCGTCGGTAGTCCATGGATGAACGTCGCCAGCGAGCCGCAAAAAGGTGTGAGTCGCGGTAAGGAGTCGAGATTACTCGTCGTCGGCCGCCCGCGCGTCGGCGATGCGGTCGTACTGGTCCGTGGAGAGCGAGATCTCCGTCGCCCCGAGGTTGTCCTCCATCTGGTCGACCGTCCGCGCGCCGACGATGGGGATGCAGGTGAAGTCACGCTGCTCGATGAGGAAGCGGAGTGCGACCTGTGCAGGCGTCGCGCCGAGGTCGTCGGCGACGGCCTCGATGGCGTCGAGGACGCGCCAGCTCGTCTCGGAGACGTAGGCGTCCTGGAAGTAGTCGACGAGCGTCGCCCGCGAGCCGTCGGGACCGACGGCGCTGCCGTCCTCGCCACGCTCGTACTTGCCGGTGAGGAAGCCGCCAGCGAGCGGCGAGTACGGACAGACCGCGAGGTCCTGGTCCGCACAGACGTCGAGGTAGTCGTCGACCTCCTCGTACGCGGCGTGGTACATCGGCTGGGTGACGTCGAACCGCTGGAGGCCCTCCACGTCCGAGGTCCAGAGTGCCTTCGTCAGCTGCCAGGCGGCCATCGTCGACGCGCCGAGATAGTTGACCTTGCCCTCGTCGACGAGTTCCGTCAGGGTCGAGAGCGTCTCCTCGATGGGTGTCTCGTCGTCCCAGCGGTGGATGTAGTAGACGTCGAGATAGTCGGTGCCGAGACGGTCGAGGGTGCCTTCGATCTGTGCGCGGATGTGCTTCCGCGAGAGACCGGAGTCGTTCGGGCCGGGTTCGCCCCAGCCGTCGAAGGGGAAGTAGACCTTCGACGCGAGCACGAAGTCCTCACGGTCGCGCTCGGCCAGCCAGTCGCCGATGTACTCCTCACTGGTGCCGTTGGGGTTGCCGTAGACGTTCGCCGTGTCGATGAAGTTGCCACCGCCCGCCTCGAAGGCGTCGAGCAGTTCGTGTGCTTCGTCGCGCCCCGTCTCCACGACGTCGCCCGAGCGCATCCCGAAGCGCCACGTGCCGAAGCAGAGTTCCGAAACCTTGGTCCCGGTCGAACCGAGCTGTCGATAGTTCATAATCGATTGTCCAACGCTCGGTACAAAAACACCGGTGATGCGTCGGGGGCGAGCGACTGTCGTCGCCCCGTCCCACAGACTTTTCTCTCCGCCCCGCGCCGACTCCGGTATGCTCAGAGTCGCAGGAATCGGCGTCGGCGACCTCGGTCGGCTCGAACTCAGTCTCCTCTCGGATATCGACGGCGTCGAGGTCGTCGCCGGTGCCGACCCCTCTCACGACGCCCGCGCGGCGTTCGCCCACGAACTCAGCGTCCCCACGTACGAGGACTACGAGGAACTGCTCGCCGAGGAGGACGTCGACGCGGCGTGTATCGTCACCCCCCACACGCTCCACTACGAGCAGGCCAAAGCCTGTCTCGAACGCGACGTCCACGTCCATCTGGAGAAGCCGATGGTGACGGACATCGACCACGCCCACGACCTCATCGACCGCGCCGAGGCGCGCAACCTCGTGCTCGCGGTCGGCTACCAGCGACATTTCGACCCGCGCTTCCGCGAGATTCAGCGGCTCGTCGACGCGGGCCGCATCGGCGACGTCCACATGGCCGCCTGCCATCTCGAACAGGTGTGGATTCGCTGGACGAAAGACCAGTGGCGCGGCAACCCCGCGCTCTCCGGCGGCG includes these proteins:
- a CDS encoding aldo/keto reductase yields the protein MNYRQLGSTGTKVSELCFGTWRFGMRSGDVVETGRDEAHELLDAFEAGGGNFIDTANVYGNPNGTSEEYIGDWLAERDREDFVLASKVYFPFDGWGEPGPNDSGLSRKHIRAQIEGTLDRLGTDYLDVYYIHRWDDETPIEETLSTLTELVDEGKVNYLGASTMAAWQLTKALWTSDVEGLQRFDVTQPMYHAAYEEVDDYLDVCADQDLAVCPYSPLAGGFLTGKYERGEDGSAVGPDGSRATLVDYFQDAYVSETSWRVLDAIEAVADDLGATPAQVALRFLIEQRDFTCIPIVGARTVDQMEDNLGATEISLSTDQYDRIADARAADDE
- a CDS encoding Gfo/Idh/MocA family protein translates to MLRVAGIGVGDLGRLELSLLSDIDGVEVVAGADPSHDARAAFAHELSVPTYEDYEELLAEEDVDAACIVTPHTLHYEQAKACLERDVHVHLEKPMVTDIDHAHDLIDRAEARNLVLAVGYQRHFDPRFREIQRLVDAGRIGDVHMAACHLEQVWIRWTKDQWRGNPALSGGGQLYDSGSHLLDALLWSTRSTPVSVAATVDNRGHDVDVNSALAATLEREDGDRITASIGVSGAGQSTPAPGEMLTLLGTEGTISFDGETIEVTEGGTTYTATPNDPGFDAVTRRKLENFVDAIRGDVDLDIPAEDALKVTALTEAAYDAAETGQTVDVQALLDRS